From the Elusimicrobiota bacterium genome, one window contains:
- the cpaB gene encoding Flp pilus assembly protein CpaB has protein sequence MKKAMAPGLIALVMATLFFFTLKSREEQFTKNYGESVNVLVAKYDIPERTYFKPEMAQPTPIPRKFVLQDAIEIKSVTDFGKLRDLVTLVRVPKGNQLTYSQLTRVSPDTGLAVKIPPGLRAAVVPVPKDLITLVKPGDRVDVLCTFPVASPDGGGSEWVTATILQNILVLSVGSEMGGVLPPEEMKKKEKTAKEKLAVSDEGFVSVAVSALEAQFLTLGKKQGEISVVLRPLGDIEKHFIEMASFRKLFR, from the coding sequence GGCGACGCTGTTCTTTTTTACGCTCAAAAGCCGCGAAGAGCAGTTCACCAAGAATTACGGCGAGTCGGTCAATGTTTTGGTCGCCAAATACGATATTCCGGAACGCACGTATTTTAAGCCGGAGATGGCGCAACCCACGCCCATCCCCAGAAAATTCGTCCTTCAAGACGCGATTGAGATCAAATCCGTCACGGATTTCGGCAAATTAAGGGACTTGGTGACTTTGGTGCGCGTTCCCAAAGGCAATCAGCTCACGTATTCGCAATTGACGCGCGTCAGCCCGGATACTGGTCTGGCCGTCAAAATCCCGCCCGGCTTAAGGGCCGCTGTCGTGCCCGTGCCAAAGGATTTGATCACGCTGGTCAAGCCCGGAGACCGGGTCGACGTTCTTTGCACATTCCCGGTGGCCAGCCCCGACGGCGGCGGGTCCGAATGGGTGACCGCGACGATTTTGCAGAACATCCTGGTGCTTTCCGTGGGTTCGGAAATGGGCGGCGTTTTGCCTCCTGAAGAGATGAAGAAAAAAGAGAAAACCGCCAAGGAAAAACTGGCGGTTTCCGATGAGGGTTTCGTTTCCGTGGCCGTCAGCGCCTTGGAGGCTCAATTTTTAACCTTGGGCAAAAAACAGGGCGAAATTTCCGTGGTGCTTCGCCCGCTGGGCGATATCGAAAAGCATTTCATCGAGATGGCTTCTTTCCGTAAGCTCTTTAGATAA
- a CDS encoding type II and III secretion system protein, giving the protein MLRHFFRWGRGLLTGFFLFPVIARNLLAEDLVAISADIVEIGGSVERDLGVNWGDFVEIAEQSIPGIFRIGEFARLNQLQSTIRALENEGKAQLLSNPKIVTKNGTSASFLVGGEMPIQIVGATGSVGVDFKKFGVLLNVLPVVDEKNRIDAQIQLEVSNPDFTKTVNGVPSIVTRQIQTEVSVKTGDTIVIGGLKRSEKQTSYRRVPILGRLPLIGAIFTFKKNLQVESTLFLFVSFEVLKT; this is encoded by the coding sequence ATGCTCCGGCATTTTTTCAGGTGGGGAAGAGGGCTCCTGACGGGTTTTTTTCTTTTCCCTGTTATCGCCCGCAATCTGCTTGCCGAAGATCTCGTGGCCATCAGCGCGGATATCGTTGAAATCGGCGGATCGGTGGAGCGCGACCTGGGCGTCAACTGGGGGGATTTCGTCGAGATCGCCGAGCAGAGCATTCCCGGCATTTTTCGCATCGGGGAATTCGCCCGCCTGAATCAACTTCAAAGCACGATCCGCGCTTTGGAAAACGAGGGCAAAGCCCAGCTGCTCTCCAATCCTAAAATCGTCACCAAAAACGGCACATCGGCGTCGTTTTTGGTCGGCGGCGAAATGCCCATTCAAATCGTGGGCGCCACGGGTTCCGTGGGCGTTGATTTCAAAAAGTTCGGCGTGCTCTTAAACGTCCTTCCCGTGGTGGACGAAAAAAATCGTATCGACGCTCAGATTCAGCTCGAGGTTTCCAATCCGGATTTCACCAAAACCGTCAACGGCGTGCCCTCCATCGTCACGCGCCAGATTCAAACGGAAGTGAGCGTTAAAACCGGCGATACGATCGTCATCGGCGGTTTAAAACGTTCCGAAAAGCAAACCAGCTACCGCCGCGTGCCTATCCTCGGCCGCCTGCCGTTGATCGGCGCGATCTTCACCTTCAAGAAAAACCTTCAAGTCGAATCCACCCTATTTCTTTTTGTCAGCTTCGAAGTTTTAAAGACCTAA